In one Plasmodium falciparum 3D7 genome assembly, chromosome: 14 genomic region, the following are encoded:
- a CDS encoding ADP-dependent DNA helicase RecQ yields MLKFLNVKSPVVSSDVDEITDDSDKGDVSYTLEELRMKMEITQKKHFGYKNLKDFQVEAVHATFHKKDSFIVMATGMGKSLCYQIPSLMDVCRKKFTIVISPLISLMKDQVDNLNRKRISSVFLGSGQKMNNNKILNEIKHGIYKIVYCSPEYALNNKDVFILLKNRILLIAIDEVHCMSEWGHDFRPSYRKLNELRIILKEIPIMCLTATCTKNVQSDILKNLNFDLQNCLIKRSSVNKKNLFYSVREKTDIYHDLKDILDIPLKESIERTKKFIDNSKICSYNSTLIYVNSKKECESVYSFLKEKGLLVLMYHADLTNDQKKEAHEKFLKDEIQIIVATVAFGMGIDKPDIRRIIHYGFARSLEAYVQQVGRAGRDNSDAEAILFFHINDESKIKNIILRENTANNLIETNFQRVEHIVHIFTQASDYAYSTACRRKKIYEYFDEAPLTSYDIDIFNDKRNEGICYYIKKYDIYLCGKCDNCVYCLNLIKKKNGIKTNKINNNNNNNINIYSNSNNNNNINSNNNSREYYLDNDIKKETSLKSLTCYYISSSSNSSFSSYIFDNVVDLTNELKTLLNCISSLKGKTGLSTVCKILVKSKESSIIKKNYHNIKEYGKGAHKSTNWWSSFMKVVRNDKFIKETLNCGKEMCYISVGVTDKGEEFIQSKEKYIIALPFFLNTSPKSSNTRNKKTKKDTYGKYSNNKETKYENITYEYKDKYNDNDNDKDNDNDNDNDNDYSKDIYNVDDYKYDDHHISSKIKQQQEQHNNNIRDIYYNDKDVEYDKSIHNINKNTNKNLSYITIESGDEKGNTNCIINKENINRDNNFEKTHKNNIEKYEYIESYQKQKNNNKNNNIQINNKKYDDNKYEYFNINKNDFIMKENRYTKEEKILSDEQINDSIMKILLRTRMLEARKQNIPPFQLISDQPLKDICHKRLTSVELIRKHVYNISPICPNTFLEKIVSGIRGFCLLHDLKTDILNLNIYNPNHNNSPIPINAKTSTLKNFENLISSYNYYDRNKYAPREESKSNETYSYEHYTGTERKCKHFVTQEDEYNHADISKMSRHTNIYEHKKNMNDHTYDLHNYNNNITYDYGDIPKNTLIQYKNSLTDQNTISMSDINSDNKNMVYNNHIFNKNHSIITNYNSSAENNSSLQNEFYRKKTNIIDDNNIGHHTYNINDNYHTNDVLLTNAIIKDRPKKKHDDIFSNFCYKRDESETGVQGNVTHVKKDINKGYQENKNDITFLQNNISQHTNNMIHNNGKDVKNNLSALDDDDDDDDDDFKFINQIQTLGLHEQNCKEENNYQNSLTNEHVHIPNYNLYQEENTRNENEKRKININLKQEDQNIYTKRHQYLTNPNEHSVNNMHNIHLKENNIPKYDYTNQNVHESNQKKNDFYEEKKKKFNFIESFSYNNNQEDKKRVNNLDILDQFVYRDVKKRKT; encoded by the coding sequence atgcttaaatttttaaatgttaAGAGTCCAGTGGTAAGTTCAGATGTGGATGAAATAACAGATGATAGCGATAAAGGAGATGTAAGTTACACTTTAGAAGAATTAAGAATGAAAATGGAGATAACTCAGAAAAAACATTTTGGTTATAAGAATTTAAAAGATTTTCAAGTAGAAGCTGTTCATGCTACTTTTCATAAGAAAGATAGTTTTATTGTTATGGCAACGGGTATGGGTAAATCACTTTGTTATCAGATTCCGTCCCTCATGGATGTATGTAGAAAGAAATTTACTATTGTTATATCTCCTTTAATATCTTTAATGAAAGATCAAGTTGATAACTTGaatagaaaaagaatatCATCTGTTTTTTTAGGTAGTGGAcagaaaatgaataataataaaatattgaaCGAAATTAAAcatggtatatataaaattgtttATTGTAGTCCTGAATAtgcattaaataataaagatgtatttattttattaaaaaatcgCATTTTACTTATTGCGATCGATGAAGTTCATTGTATGTCGGAATGGGGACATGATTTTCGTCCTTCTTAtagaaaattaaatgaactcagaataattttaaaagaaatccCCATAATGTGTTTAACGGCTACATGCACAAAGAATGTTCAGAGTGATATactaaaaaatttaaatttcgATTTACAAAATTGTTTAATAAAACGAAGTAGtgttaataagaaaaatttgttttataGTGTTCGAGAGAAAACCGATATATATCATGACTTAAAAGATATTTTAGATATCCCTTTAAAAGAATCCATagaaagaacaaaaaagTTTATAGATAATTCAaaaatatgttcatataattcAACACTTATTTATGTAAACTCTAAAAAAGAATGTGAAAGTGTTTATtcctttttaaaagaaaaagggtTATTAGTATTAATGTATCATGCAGATTTAACAAATgatcaaaaaaaagaagctCATGAAAAATTCTTAAAAGAtgaaatacaaataattgtTGCTACGGTTGCTTTTGGAATGGGTATTGATAAACCAGATATTAGAAGAATTATACATTATGGTTTTGCAAGATCATTAGAAGCATATGTACAACAAGTTGGAAGAGCTGGTAGAGATAATAGTGATGCTGAAGCTATActcttttttcatattaatgatgaatccaaaattaaaaatattattctaAGAGAAAATACAGctaataatttaatagaaACAAATTTTCAAAGAGTAGAACATatagtacatatatttacacAAGCATCTGATTATGCGTATTCTACAGCatgtagaagaaaaaaaatatatgaatattttgatGAAGCACCTTTAACATCTTATGATATAGACATTTTTAATGATAAACGGAATGAAggaatatgttattatataaagaagtatgatatatatttatgtggtAAATGTGATAATTGTGTATATTGtctaaatttaataaaaaaaaaaaatggaattaAAACGAATaagataaataataataataataataatattaatatttatagtaatagtaataataataataatattaatagtaataataatagtagggAGTATTATCttgataatgatataaaaaaagaaacaagcTTAAAATCACTCacatgttattatatttcctCATCTTccaattcttctttttcatcatatatttttgataatGTTGTTGATTTAACAAATGAATTGAAAACACTTTTAAATTGTATCTCTTCCTTAAAAGGGAAAACAGGATTATCTACTGTATGCAAAATATTGGTAAAAAGTAAAGAATCttctattattaaaaaaaattatcataatattaaagaataTGGTAAAGGAGCACATAAATCCACAAATTGGTGGTCGTCTTTTATGAAAGTTGTAAGGAATGATAAGTTTATAAAAGAAACATTAAATTGTGGGAAAGAAATGTGTTATATAAGTGTAGGTGTTACGGACAAAGGAGAGGAATTCATACAaagtaaagaaaaatatattatagcaTTACCattctttttaaatacatCACCTAAATCGTCTAATactagaaataaaaaaacgaaaaaagaTACTTATGGTAagtatagtaataataaagaaaccAAATATGAGAATAttacatatgaatataaagataaatataatgataatgataatgataaagataatgataatgataatgataatgataatgattatagtaaggatatttataatgtggatgattataaatatgatgatcATCATATTTCAAGTAAAATCAAACAACAACAAGaacaacataataataatattagagatatatattataatgataaagatgttgaatatgataaatctattcataatattaacaaaaatacaaataaaaatttgaGCTATATAACTATCGAATCAGGTGATGAAAAAGGAAATACaaattgtattattaataaggaaaatataaatagagataataattttgaaaaaacacataaaaataatatagagaaatatgaatatatagaaagttatcagaaacaaaaaaacaataataagaataataatattcaaattaataataagaaatatgatgataataaatatgaatattttaatataaataaaaatgatttcaTTATGAAAGAAAATAGATATactaaagaagaaaaaatattatctgatgaacaaattaatgattctattatgaaaatattattaagaaCAAGAATGTTAGAAGCAAGAAAACAAAACATACCACCTTTTCAATTAATATCTGATCAACCATTAAAGGATATATGTCATAAAAGATTAACATCGGTCGAATTAATTAGGAAACATGTCTATAATATTTCCCCAATTTGTCCAAATACTTTTCTCGAAAAAATCGTATCAGGTATTAGAGGATTTTGTTTATTACATGATTTAAAAACAGATAttctaaatttaaatatttataaccCTAATCATAACAATTCTCCAATACCCATCAATGCAAAAACATCGACACttaaaaattttgaaaatttaatttcttcttataattattatgatcgaAATAAATATGCACCACGTGAAGAAAGCAAAAGTAATGAAACATATAGTTATGAACATTATACAGGCACGGAACGTAAATGTAAACATTTTGTTACTCAAGAAGATGAATATAATCATGCCGACATTTCAAAAATGAGTAGACATACTAATATTTATGAACACAAAAAGAACATGAACGATCATACATATGatcttcataattataataataatataacatatgatTATGGAGACATTCCAAAAAATACATTAATTCAATATAAGAATAGTCTCACGGATCAAAATACAATAAGTATGAGTGACATAAATAGTGATAACAAGAATATGGTATATAATaaccatatatttaataaaaatcataGTATTATTACAAATTATAATAGTAGTGCTGAAAATAATTCTTCTTTACAAAATGAATTCTAtcgaaaaaaaacaaatataatagatGATAACAATATTGGACATCATAcctataatattaatgataattatcATACTAACGATGTATTATTAACAAATGCTATAATTAAAGATCGTCCTAAGAAAAAACATGATGATATATTTAGtaatttttgttataaacGTGATGAAAGCGAAACAGGTGTTCAAGGAAATGTAACACATGTGaagaaagatataaataaaggctatcaagaaaataaaaatgatattacctttttacaaaataatattagtcAACACACAAACAATATGATACATAATAATGGTAAAGATGTAAAGAATAATCTTAGTGCCTtggatgatgatgatgatgatgatgatgatgattttaaatttattaatcaAATTCAAACACTTGGATTACATGAACAAAATTGTAAAGAGgaaaataattatcaaaATAGCTTAACGAATGAACATGTACATATACccaattataatttatatcaaGAGGAAAATACAcgaaatgaaaatgaaaaaagaaaaataaatataaatttaaaacaaGAAGACCAAAACATATATACTAAAAGACATCAATATTTAACTAATCCAAATGAACATAGTGTTAATAATATgcataatatacatttaaaagaaaataatattcctAAGTATGATTATACAAATCAAAATGTGCATGAAagtaatcaaaaaaaaaatgatttttatgaagaaaaaaaaaaaaaattcaatttTATAGAATccttttcatataataataatcaagaAGATAAAAAGCGTGTAAACAATTTGGATATATTAGATCAGTTCGTTTATAGAGacgtaaaaaaaagaaaaacatga